The following coding sequences are from one Lolium rigidum isolate FL_2022 chromosome 6, APGP_CSIRO_Lrig_0.1, whole genome shotgun sequence window:
- the LOC124664766 gene encoding probable aspartic protease At2g35615 — translation MAGTTVTRAFLLIGVVLTAQLWRCTAYAGDGFSVEFIHRDSLKSPFHDPSLTAPERMLAAARRSTARAAALTRSFAAGGSPDGAVSQIIGRPFEYLMYVNVGTPPIRMLALVDTGSDLLWLRCSNDTTAQPPNGDFNPSNSSTFGRVGCDSAACRALTGTSCGTDGSSCMYDYKYASSYDVIGVLSTETFTFEDAPGGCVGCRDRPQLRVANVNFGCTTSTFGVFGGDGVVGLGDGTLSLVSQIGADTSFGRRFSYCLAPFSAPNASSALNFGSRAAVTEQGAVTAVLFPSQGDAFHIIALEDIKIGNATFALPSRKRYDVVLDTGSMLTYLARVLLDPMVEELKRRINLPTVPSPDHTLQLCYDVNDANRRSLFEKNVPDITLQLIGQGAPELTLKPENMFAELQEGFMCLAVAPVTDQQPLALIGCIAQQNLHIGYDLDKGTVTLANADCASSYQQLPSAPV, via the coding sequence ATGGCGGGGACGACGGTAACTCGCGCTTTCCTGCTAATTGGCGTCGTCCTGACGGCTCAGCTCTGGCGGTGCACGGCGTACGCTGGCGACGGGTTTAGCGTGGAGTTCATCCACCGTGACTCTCTCAAGTCGCCGTTCCACGACCCGTCGCTTACCGCGCCGGAACGCATGCTCGCTGCCGCGCGACGATCCACGGCGCGCGCCGCGGCGCTCACACGCTCCTTCGCCGCTGGCGGCTCCCCTGACGGCGCCGTCTCTCAGATCATCGGCAGGCCATTCGAGTACCTAATGTACGTCAACGTCGGCACCCCGCCCATCCGCATGCTCGCCCTGGTCGACACCGGCAGCGACCTCCTGTGGCTGCGTTGCAGCAACGACACCACCGCTCAACCTCCGAACGGCGACTTCAACCCGTCCAACTCTTCCACGTTCGGCCGCGTGGGCTGCGACTCCGCCGCGTGCCGCGCGCTCACCGGCACCTCCTGCGGCACCGACGGCTCCAGCTGCATGTACGACTACAAATACGCCAGTAGCTATGATGTCATCGGCGTCCTCTCCACCGAGACATTCACCTTCGAAGACGCCCCCGGTGGCTGCGTGGGGTGCCGCGATCGCCCGCAGCTGCGGGTGGCGAACGTCAACTTCGGCTGCACCACGTCCACGTTCGGCGTGTTCGGGGGCGACGGCGTCGTCGGCCTCGGCGACGGAACCTTGTCCCTCGTCTCCCAGATCGGCGCCGACACCTCGTTCGGACGGAGGTTCTCCTACTGCCTCGCGCCGTTCTCCGCACCGAACGCCTCCTCCGCGCTCAACTTCGGCTCCCGCGCCGCCGTCACGGAGCAGGGCGCGGTCACCGCGGTGCTGTTCCCGTCCCAAGGGGACGCCTTCCACATCATCGCGCTCGAGGACATCAAGATCGGGAACGCCACCTTCGCGCTTCCGAGCCGGAAACGGTACGATGTCGTCCTCGACACAGGCTCGATGCTGACGTACCTCGCAAGGGTGCTGCTGGACCCGATGGTGGAGGAGCTCAAACGGCGGATCAATCTCCCGACGGTGCCGTCGCCGGATCATACGCTGCAGCTGTGCTACGACGTGAACGATGCGAACCGTAGGTCCCTGTTCGAGAAGAATGTGCCGGACATTACGCTGCAGCTAATCGGCCAAGGCGCACCGGAGCTGACGCTGAAGCCGGAGAACATGTTCGCGGAGTTGCAGGAGGGGTTTATGTGTTTGGCGGTGGCACCGGTGACGGATCAGCAGCCACTCGCCCTCATCGGGTGCATCGCGCAGCAGAACTTGCACATTGGCTACGACCTGGACAAGGGCACCGTCACCTTGGCCAACGCCGACTGCGCGAGCTCCTACCAGCAGTTACCATCGGCACCTGTGTAG
- the LOC124664767 gene encoding aspartic proteinase CDR1-like, with product MCRALLLFAVTLTVQVCGCMAYVGVGDGFSVEFIHRDSVKSPYHDPALTAHERVLAAVRRSTARAAALARSYVGGEGAVSEVVSRPFEYLMAVNVGTPPTRILAIADTGSDLVWFKCKPPTAATGAAPPSAVFDPSSSSTFGRVGCNSSACHALSRTSCDASSNCQYLLSYGDGSQTSGLLSTETFTFESIPGGCYGCRDNPNVLVPNVNFGCSTSTNGTLVVDAIVGLGAGNNSLINQLGADTSLGRRFSYCLVPYTMKNASSALNFGARATVTEPGAATTALVRSDFEAYYTIELESVRIGNASFQHLSRVIVDSGTPLTFLDKELLDPMVKELTQRIGLPTVQPPEKRLQLCYDVRGVLSRYLFNKNVPNVTLQFAVFGVAVTLKAENTFVEAQEGIMCLAMAPVTEDRPRSILGNLAQQNMHVGYDLDKGRITFAPADCASSYNSPSVHG from the coding sequence ATGTGTCGCGCTCTCCTGCTCTTTGCTGTCACCCTGACAGTGCAAGTGTGCGGATGCATGGCGTACGTCGGCGTGGGCGACGGGTTTAGCGTCGAGTTCATCCACCGGGACTCTGTCAAGTCTCCGTACCACGACCCAGCGCTCACCGCGCACGAGCGCGTGCTCGCTGCCGTCCGGCGGTCCACGGCACGCGCCGCGGCTCTTGCGCGCTCCTACGTCGGCGGCGAGGGCGCTGTGTCCGAGGTCGTGTCGAGGCCATTCGAGTACCTAATGGCTGTCAACGTCGGCACGCCGCCTACCCGGATACTCGCCATCGCCGACACCGGCAGCGACCTCGTCTGGTTCAAATGCAAACCTCCGACAGCAGCCACCGGGGCTGCGCCGCCGAGCGCCGTGTTCGAcccgtcctcctcgtcgacgtTCGGCCGCGTGGGCTGCAACTCCAGCGCTTGCCACGCGCTCTCCAGAACCTCCTGCGACGCCAGCTCCAACTGCCAGTACCTGCTGTCCTACGGCGACGGTTCCCAGACGAGTGGCCTCCTCTCCACCGAGACTTTCACTTTCGAAAGCATTCCCGGCGGCTGCTATGGGTGCCGCGACAATCCGAACGTGCTAGTGCCGAATGTCAACTTCGGATGCTCCACGTCAACGAACGGCACGTTGGTCGTCGACGCAATCGTCGGACTCGGCGCCGGAAACAACTCCCTCATCAACCAGCTCGGCGCCGATACCTCCCTAGGCCGCAGGTTCTCCTACTGCTTAGTCCCCTACACCATGAAGAACGCCTCCTCAGCGCTCAACTTTGGAGCCCGCGCCACCGTGACGGAGCCGGGCGCTGCCACCACGGCGCTAGTCCGCTCCGATTTTGAAGCCTACTACACAATCGAGCTCGAGTCCGTCAGGATCGGGAACGCCTCCTTCCAGCACCTTTCCCGCGTCATCGTCGATTCCGGAACGCCGCTGACGTTCCTCGACAAGGAGCTTCTGGACCCCATGGTGAAGGAGCTCACCCAGCGGATCGGTCTGCCAACGGTGCAACCGCCGGAGAAGCGGCTGCAGCTTTGCTACGACGTGAGGGGGGTTTTGAGCCGGTATTTATTCAACAAGAACGTCCCGAACGTGACGCTGCAGTTTGCTGTCTTCGGCGTGGCAGTGACGCTGAAGGCTGAGAACACGTTCGTGGAGGCGCAGGAGGGGATCATGTGCTTGGCGATGGCGCCGGTGACGGAGGATCGTCCGCGGTCCATCCTCGGGAACCTTGCGCAGCAGAACATGCACGTCGGCTACGACCTCGACAAGGGCAGGATCACCTTCGCCCCTGCTGACTGCGCCAGCTCCTACAACTCCCCATCCGTGCATGGTTGA